Proteins encoded together in one Coregonus clupeaformis isolate EN_2021a unplaced genomic scaffold, ASM2061545v1 scaf0094, whole genome shotgun sequence window:
- the LOC121583497 gene encoding collagen alpha-1(II) chain-like: protein MSLLLLGDVGPLGPTGREGPWGALGENGEKGPKGEKGHIRLMGQPGFMGEIGPAGLSGLQGIMGPRGPPGPDGFLGEKGESGPTGAIGPQGKQGPPGVAGVQGVRGDTGKPGPQGPVGKVGPEGDLGHKGEPGLDGEKGEAGGPGEPGEQGLDGLPGIRGPPALLGLEGPQGEVGAQGPEGPLGALGVRGIPGPEGKQGLKGEKGDDGRDGSPGKTGHIGRSGKRGKAGIRGTRGERGPKGERGNVGLIGVPGWAGSIGIPGLRGDRGDQGEKGNEGEKGNIGPLGPPGGDGLKGSLGPVGVPGQAGPKGDQGNIGPSGPRGTPGMPGLPGLFGEKGLKGFEGFPGQPGTRGLPGAPGLPGLPGPSVNMTLTQLKDLKYLSDKPNYPLIQTLLDSLHQDLRLLVDPPDGSKEHPATTCMELWLCHPDYASGMYYIDPNQGSPNDALLAYCNFSGTAAQTCLHPRDAQMTMKAWLKDSETNSSFQWLSKLEQGFQFYYPGANVVQMRFLRLQSWKAVQRIIYSCHPGHRLGHTDREVKFLADTRRQSYLGALKDCMPGEEVDSLEPRESVFEFEDLNLLPVRDVAVFGGGNVTHEFGFTIGPVCFS from the exons atgtcgctcttgctgctg GGTGATGTGGGTCCTCTGGGGCCCACAGGGCGGGAGGGTCCATGGGGGGCCCTGGGGGAAAATGGGGAGAAGGGACCAAAAGGAGAGAAGGGCCACATCAGACTTATG GGTCAGCCAGGATTCATGGGAGAAATAGGACCTGCAGGCTTGTCAGGGCTACAG GGTATCATGGGCCCTAGGGGGCCTCCAGGGCCAGATGGATTTCTAGGAGAGAAG GGGGAGTCTGGGCCTACTGGAGCCATCGGACCTCAAGGCAAACAAGGACCTCCG GGGGTGGCTGGAGTTCAAGGGGTCAGAGGTGACACAGGGAAGCCAGGACCACAG GGTCCAGTAGGGAAGGTTGGGCCTGAGGGAGACTTGGGCCATAAAGGTGAGCCAGGACTAGACGGGGAgaaaggggaggcagggggacCAGGCGAGCCAGGAGAACAG GGGCTTGACGGTCTGCCAGGCATCAGAGGGCCCCCAGCGCTTCTTGGTTTGGAG GGGCCACAGGGTGAGGTAGGAGCCCAGGGTCCAGAAGGTCCCCTAGGAGCGTTG GGTGTCAGGGGAATCCCAGGACCTGAGGGAAAACAGGGACTGAAAGGAGAGAAG ggagaTGATGGCAGAGATGGATCACCTGGAAAGACAGGTCACATCGGAAGGAGT GGGAAAAGAGGCAAGGCTGGAATCAGGggcacaagaggagagagaggaccaaaG ggagagaggggaaatgtGGGATTGATTGGTGTTCCAGGATGGGCGGGGTCTATA GGAATCCCAGGCTTGCGAGGAGACAGGGGGGATCAGGGTGAAAAGGGGAACGAG ggagaaaaggggaACATAGGGCCGCTCGGTCCGCCAGGGGGTGATGGCCTAAAG GGTAGTCTGGGTCCTGTTGGGGTACCAGGACAGGCGGGTCCAAAGGGAGATCAG GGGAATATTGGACCATCCGGGCCAAGAGGAACACCTGGGATGCCAGGACTACCT GGTTTGTTTGGAGAGAAG GGTTTGAAAGGTTTTGAGGGATTTCCTGGGCAACCTGGGACGAGAGGCCTGCCA GGGGCACCTGGACTCCCAGGACTTCCAGGTCCCTCAGTGAACATGACCCTTACTCAACTCAAG GACCTTAAGTACCTGTCAGATAAGCCCAACTACCCTCTGATCCAGACCCTGCTGGACTCTCTGCACCAGGACCTGAGGCTGCTGGTGGACCCCCCTGATGGCAGCAAGGAGCACCCTGCCACCACCTGCATGGAGCTGTGGCTCTGCCACCCCGACTACGCCAGCG gGATGTATTACATTGACCCCAACCAGGGCAGCCCCAACGATGCTCTCCTGGCCTACTGCAACTTCTCTGGCACAGCCGCACAGACCTGCCTTCACCCCCGAGACGCCCAG ATGACCATGAAGGCGTGGCTAAAGGATTCCGAGACAAATAGCTCGTTCCAATGGCTCAGCAAGCTGGAACAAGGATTCCAG TTCTATTACCCAGGGGCCAATGTGGTTCAGATGCGTTTCCTGAGGTTGCAGAGTTGGAAAGCCGTGCAAAGGATCATCTACTCCTGCCACCCGGGACACAGGCTGggccacacagacagagaggtcaAGTTCCTGGCAGACACAAGGAGGCAGAGTTACTTGGGAGCACTTAAAGACTGCATG CCTGGAGAAGAGGTGGACTCGCTGGAGCCGCGGGAGTCTGTGTTTGAGTTTGAGGACCTCAACCTGCTTCCTGTGAGAGATGTGGCTGTCTTCGGGGGTGGAAACGTCACACATGAGTTTGGCTTCACCATCGGGCCCGTCTGTTTcagctag